A stretch of Malus sylvestris chromosome 11, drMalSylv7.2, whole genome shotgun sequence DNA encodes these proteins:
- the LOC126590888 gene encoding mitochondrial fission 1 protein A-like, whose amino-acid sequence MADNVAKFFESVGNFFSGGDQIPWCDRDLIAGIEKEVADAQNGSPDHIFKECLMRLSWALVHSRHPEDVQRGIAMLEEVMRDPTKAPLEVREPLYLLAVGYYRSGDHTRCRELVEQSLMVAPDWRQALNLKKMNEAKIKRDGAIGIGIAATAVGLLAGGIAAALARKK is encoded by the exons ATGGCAGATAACGTTGCGAAATTCTTCGAATCGGTTGGCAATTTCTTCTCCGGCGGCGATCAGATACCATGGTGCGACCGCGACCTCATCGCC GGTATTGAGAAAGAGGTTGCTGATGCTCAGAATGGTTCCCCTGATCACATTTTCAAAGAATGTCTCATGCGATTATCATGGGCTCTTGTTCATTCAAGGCATCCAGAAGATGTGCAACGTGGCATAGCAATGCTTGAAG AGGTTATGAGGGATCCTACTAAAGCCCCTCTGGAAGTGAGAGAGCCGCTATATCTTCTTGCTGTTGGGTATTACAGAAGTGGTGACCATACCAGGTGCAGGGAACTTGTAGAACAGAGTTTGATG GTTGCACCTGATTGGAGACAGGCACTGAACCTTAAGAAAATGAATGAAGCCAAGATCAAAAGAG ATGGTGCGATTGGCATAGGGATAGCAGCGACTGCTGTTGGACTGCTTGCTGGTGGAATTGCAGCGGCTTTGGCTAGGAAGAAATGA
- the LOC126590883 gene encoding serine--glyoxylate aminotransferase-like: MDYVYGPGRNHLFVPGPVNIPEAVLRSMNRNNEDYRSPAVPAMTKTLLEDVKKIFKTTTGTPFLIPTTGTGAWESALTNTLSPGDRTVSFLIGQFSLLWIDQQQRLKFNVDVVESEWGQGANLDILESKIAEDTAHTIKAICIVHNETATGVTNNLAKVRKILNNYRHPALFLVDGVSSICAIDFRMDEWGVDVALTGSQKALSLPTGIGIVCASPKALEASKTAKSVRVFFDWNDYLKFYKLGTYWPYTPSIQLLYGLRTALDLLFEEGLDNVIARHSRLGKAARLAVEAWGLKNCTQREEWVSDTVTAVLVPPHIDSTEIVKRAWKRYNLSLGLGLNKVAGKVFRIGHLGNLNELQLLGCLAGVEMVLRDVGYAVKLGSGVAAASAYLQKNTPLIPSRI; the protein is encoded by the exons ATGGACTACGTTTATGGACCAGGAAGGAACCATCTCTTTGTTCCAGGCCCGGTCAATATTCCGGAGGCAGTCCTTCGGTCCATGAACAGAAACAATGAGGATTACCGTTCTCCTGCTGTTCCAGCAATGACCAAAACTCTGCTCGAGGATGTGAAGAAGATTTTCAAAACTACAACTGGAACTCCATTTTTGATCCCTACCACAG GCACTGGTGCATGGGAGAGTGCACTTACAAACACATTATCTCCGGGAGACCGGACTGTATCTTTCCTGATTGGCCAATTCAGTTTGCTATGGATTGATCAGCAGCAGCGCCTCAAGTTCAATGTGGATGTCGTAGAAAGTGAATGGGGCCAAGGTGCCAACCTCGACATTCTAGAATCAAAAATTGCAGAAGATACCGCCCACACCATAAAGGCAATATGCATTGTTCACAATGAAACAGCCACTGGAGTCACCAACAACTTGGCTAAAGTCAGAAAAATACTTA ATAACTACAGGCATCCGGCTCTCTTCCTTGTTGATGGAGTATCTTCCATATGTGCTATTGATTTCCGTATGGACGAGTGGGGGGTCGATGTGGCTTTAACTGGGTCTCAGAAAGCTCTTTCCCTCCCCACTGGGATTGGGATTGTGTGTGCAAGCCCCAAAGCTCTGGAGGCATCTAAAACTGCAAAGTCCGTGAGAGTTTTCTTTGACTGGAATGATTACTTGAAGTTCTATAAGTTGGGAACATACTGGCCATACACCCCTTCCATCCAGTTGCTGTATGGGCTACGTACAGCACTCGATCTTCTTTTTGAGGAAGGACTTGACAATGTGATTGCAAGGCATAGCCGTTTGGGCAAAGCAGCAAG GCTTGCTGTGGAGGCTTGGGGCTTGAAGAATTGCACCCAAAGGGAGGAATGGGTGAGTGACACAGTGACTGCTGTGCTTGTTCCTCCACACATTGACAGTACCGAAATTGTGAAACGGGCATGGAAAAGGTACAATTTGAGCTTAGGCCTAGGCCTGAACAAAGTGGCCGGCAAGGTTTTCCGAATAGGGCATCTTGGCAACCTGAATGAG TTGCAACTGTTGGGTTGTCTCGCTGGTGTGGAGATGGTGCTTAGGGATGTCGGATACGCAGTGAAGCTCGGAAGCGGAGTTGCAGCTGCCAGTGCATACTTGCAGAAGAATACCCCTCTGATCCCTTCCCGGATCTGA